A stretch of Spirosoma oryzicola DNA encodes these proteins:
- a CDS encoding SdrD B-like domain-containing protein, with protein sequence MRQPRQLVSYAFSLIAFFLLSSVSLQAQPTTVDLSVSTKISKQNPTLGEPVTYTVIVRNAIGSANATNVIVKNQLPAGGVSYVAGSSSLVRGRGNYDAATGIWSVGAIAPNDSAVLTLQATVLGRGVWFNTAEVVSADQRDVDSQPNNASLTEDDYEAVCFSVPILWYAGDEFVVSVPSGYKNIVWYRNDSNVTTISADLAVVNADSSLSIKSPGSYRFTTTLNGCSALNCCNIDVIQGVYGSLGDLVFADTNKDGLQQTGESGIAGVKVVLLDSNNQPLKTTTTNANGIYAFSELTPSVPYSISFVAPAGYQFTGSSSIDGVDDTKNSDVNPVTGQTRSVTLAVGEVNNNLDAGLYSSCPTDYSLVASANASICSGDSIKLTATSLPGAKICWFLTPTDENPLAIVDNGDLVTFKPTITTTYYVEASINGCYSARKSVTITVNVVPTPTIRASIKNACPAQTVNLANVVVSNSNPAFTYEWYTNVNRSQTTRVADPTNVGAGTYYLFARSTDGCYSSPAVLTVDLVNCGCPNLAEVKISSGTAACSVNPVSLTVTISGSVTTVGWTSNGTGTFNKATGLTTTYTPSAADVASGTVLITATTNDPDGPGGVCSASTSSFILKIGKLPDAPTRVTADDTLVCQGGETKLVGFASGARINWYDESNTLLMTTESGSKFTVRPTLVGLNTYYAEAVTADNCVSATRTSVVVRVAACQADLAVVTKITTAGPYSVGQKITYSITASNNGPATGTDVKVQQLLPSALTFAGATPADSYNQSTGIWTIGTLTAGSSRTLYLEATINSTASTRTTATISGSNNDPNYRQNDTSSVGIPTNQCGIQAPTIVGAVPVICTGDVTTLQASGCGSGTVRWSDGQTGATISVKPTVTTTYSASCVVNSCVSDASNLVTVTIRDPQQPVLTASAGTVCAGSSVTLTASGCAGGTIEWSEGPQTGASIVVKPYTRTTYTAQCRVGNCLSNPAVQTIDIVTEVGSPTITASQATVCPGETVTLTVAGCVGTPIWSSTTATTSSIVVTPSIGNNSYSVYCRNGACISKTSNVYTITVAPLTVPTVSADVDSTCAKGKVTLTATGCTGTVIWSTKQTGTSIIVYPEASTSYYALCKVGNNCLSESSKSVTVTVASPSAPIVSASSLSVCSGNTVTLRAIGCGGTVKWYGADRIGASVDIRPAATQEYYATCTVGNCESAASNKVRITVATSGVAAPTVRASTLATCSGSVVSLTATGCTGEVVWSDGQVGGVVSVTATPTNKSFYAVCRTGTQCASGSSNVINLNVTPTPTPTITASQTAICPGGEVKLSVNNCQGTPHWNTGETTSSITVTPKATTAYTVYCQEGTCRSQESTSAIVTVVPVAVPTITASATAIESTGTVTLTATGCTGEVIWSANDINGNNKGAVLVVRPDGTQTYYAQCKLNDCLSDASISITISPNKGDCVTKAGTLTAVSPTVCVATSSTVTVAATPGTGLVKPTGYSVLYVLTKGTELVITQTAATPSFNVPAQAADYTIHTLVYNATVGDKNYLDLSAIKLAVTTGADVKRLIADQKICADLDLLGAKVSVKAVSPPVLSASPSTTVCYGAQVTLTATGCEGGTVTWSDGLTGQSIKKTVTSGFSTTATCTQNGCVSAPSAILSLTITTPAIPVIVANTPAVCTSETVSLTATGCAGGTYIWSDPASTTGTVLTGTPTATTQYRVKCKLGECESDWSAYNTITVGAPAAPTATIVNAGVSTSICAGSSVTLRADGCQATSEVVWSTGQVGRLITIVPTATASYTARCRNSSICSSASSNAVTVSVSPAVLPPTVLDRTNTCPATTVNLITAVTSKVTTTGGIFEYYTDASLTSVSKVASASAVGTGTYYVVEKTVGGCYSQPVAIHVQVISCQGQTPCDPQNPATADAGVDASICAAKTYQLAGKMGGAGKVAQWTTSGSGTFTNPFALDAVYNASANDVAAGKVTLTLSVSTNNASCPVASDQLVLTIQGSSTVPVVSILGSTKLCAGDSVTLKAPDGATGYKWNTNVTTQNIVVRTSGRYSVQVLDAGGCSSVKSADVVVEVAAPLVPPLVNNLRNACPAKVVDLTKALSSTSVGSSYIYRTCACTASNLVLRPDSVGQGTYWVVERNATGCLSAPSRIEVKVFNCAADTLDTDVSIAKTVNKPAVKRGETVTYTITVTNNGKYTARNIDVQDALPKGLELVLGSTPNYTLSNDIITRRIDSLPAGKSESITFSARLLTKEKVVNTAKITYLDNKDLNLANNTSSVTVQDTSTTKASVIGLAKAVVGTPVNIADSLIAVRYGFVIKNFGDDTLKNVLVTDDLAYAFSPNQIQSVAISSTNTDFSLKQNPAFTGRGDNTHLFDSTSYLAPGRTQTFFLDVTVRRVVGDTTRTFRNIASASALSSGVKVEDLSVNGGDVDPDNDGNPTNNTGFTVFTLGAPQLNGPGIGVALAVTNVRLQPDSSYNVTYKATVKNVGSTPLYGVSLVDSLSKTFASPASYSVVGTPIVGANSTLVANTAFNGNTATDLLTRTSYLNIGVQDTVLITVNVKPNRAVQPFYSSVVGRGRTADSSRTVTDISNDGFDPNPQGAVATAVRFNLPSALIGVAKWVGTPALVQAGIYDIPYIIRLSNMGREPLYKVQVVDNLSQTFGRGALIIDNIIPVSTDAGLVGNPSYTGQGVLTNMLIDSLSSLPVGASRQLGFTVRVNVKNADTLTFYNRAYAVAQTEQGLAVADTSTSGLNPDPANTLDPRNSNIPTPVSLDRLSTGSYIGVAMAVADTSRQPNGSYNVTYQIVVQNFGYDTLTQVSLSDSLVKVFNSQTGARYSVVRTPFSSSTGSRLKLNDRFDGNAQALLVIGDDTSVLLPRQTDTIRIVVNVASNGTTTTFFNSVYAQALSRTGIVSDVSTNGLIPDLNGNNNPTDDNEREATPLTLPVDNSAVFIPEGFSPNGDGINDLFIIRGLQGLTISLEVYNRWGNLVYQNQDYLNDWDGKANTGLMLGSDADGLPDGTYYYMIRTSDGRQFVRYLTINR encoded by the coding sequence ATGCGACAACCAAGGCAATTGGTGAGTTATGCTTTCTCATTGATCGCGTTCTTTCTTTTAAGTAGCGTTTCGTTACAGGCTCAACCGACTACGGTTGATCTAAGCGTTTCAACCAAAATCAGCAAGCAGAATCCGACCCTGGGCGAGCCGGTAACGTATACCGTTATTGTTCGAAACGCTATCGGATCGGCCAATGCTACCAACGTAATCGTCAAAAATCAGCTACCTGCCGGCGGGGTTTCGTATGTAGCCGGTTCGAGTAGCCTGGTGCGGGGTAGAGGAAATTATGACGCAGCTACCGGGATCTGGAGCGTAGGGGCAATTGCCCCGAACGACTCGGCCGTTCTCACGTTACAGGCTACCGTACTCGGCCGCGGAGTTTGGTTTAACACCGCCGAGGTCGTATCCGCTGATCAGCGTGATGTGGATTCGCAGCCAAACAATGCCAGTCTGACAGAGGATGATTACGAAGCAGTCTGTTTTTCCGTACCGATCTTGTGGTATGCCGGCGATGAGTTTGTTGTTAGCGTTCCATCAGGGTACAAGAATATCGTGTGGTATCGGAACGATAGCAACGTGACAACGATTTCGGCTGATCTGGCGGTTGTCAACGCGGATTCGTCGTTGTCGATCAAAAGTCCGGGTAGTTACCGCTTTACTACGACCTTGAATGGCTGTTCAGCCCTTAATTGCTGTAACATCGACGTGATTCAGGGCGTATACGGTAGTTTGGGCGACTTGGTGTTTGCGGATACGAATAAAGATGGCTTGCAACAAACGGGCGAATCAGGTATTGCCGGGGTGAAGGTTGTCCTGCTTGATAGCAACAACCAACCACTCAAAACTACGACCACTAATGCCAATGGCATTTATGCATTCTCCGAACTAACTCCCAGCGTTCCTTATTCAATAAGTTTTGTTGCGCCAGCTGGTTACCAGTTTACGGGAAGTTCAAGTATTGACGGCGTTGACGACACAAAGAATAGCGATGTCAATCCGGTTACGGGGCAAACTCGATCGGTAACATTAGCGGTTGGTGAGGTAAACAACAATCTGGATGCGGGTTTGTATTCGTCATGTCCGACGGATTATAGCCTGGTGGCTTCAGCTAACGCAAGTATCTGCTCGGGCGATTCAATCAAGCTGACAGCTACTTCACTGCCAGGTGCAAAAATCTGCTGGTTCCTGACGCCAACCGACGAAAATCCGTTGGCTATCGTCGATAATGGTGATCTGGTTACGTTCAAACCCACGATCACGACAACCTATTACGTCGAAGCATCGATCAACGGATGTTATAGCGCTCGTAAATCGGTTACTATAACGGTAAATGTGGTACCGACGCCAACTATTCGGGCAAGCATCAAAAATGCCTGTCCTGCTCAGACGGTCAACCTGGCAAATGTGGTGGTGTCTAACAGCAATCCGGCCTTCACGTACGAATGGTATACTAATGTCAACCGGTCGCAAACAACGCGGGTAGCCGATCCAACGAACGTGGGCGCGGGTACTTATTACTTGTTTGCTCGCTCGACGGACGGATGCTACAGCAGCCCAGCTGTACTGACGGTCGATCTGGTAAATTGTGGTTGTCCGAACCTGGCTGAAGTGAAAATTAGTTCGGGCACAGCGGCCTGTTCGGTCAATCCTGTGTCGTTGACGGTAACGATCTCGGGTTCGGTTACGACCGTCGGCTGGACATCGAATGGAACGGGGACTTTCAATAAGGCAACGGGCCTGACTACTACGTACACTCCCTCAGCCGCTGATGTTGCTAGCGGTACGGTGCTGATTACGGCTACGACCAATGACCCGGACGGACCGGGGGGTGTTTGCAGTGCCTCAACCAGTTCATTCATTTTGAAAATTGGCAAATTACCAGACGCGCCGACTCGGGTAACCGCAGACGATACGCTAGTTTGTCAGGGGGGAGAGACCAAGCTGGTTGGGTTTGCATCAGGGGCCCGAATTAACTGGTATGACGAGAGCAACACGCTACTCATGACAACGGAGAGCGGGAGTAAGTTTACGGTAAGACCGACCTTGGTCGGTCTTAACACCTACTATGCCGAAGCCGTCACTGCCGACAATTGCGTTAGCGCTACCCGTACGTCGGTAGTGGTTCGAGTGGCAGCTTGTCAGGCCGATCTGGCTGTCGTAACAAAAATAACGACGGCTGGTCCTTACAGCGTAGGTCAGAAGATAACCTATTCCATAACGGCCTCCAACAACGGACCTGCTACGGGTACGGATGTTAAGGTACAGCAACTTCTGCCATCAGCCCTAACTTTCGCCGGTGCCACACCCGCTGATAGCTATAATCAATCGACGGGTATCTGGACGATTGGTACGTTAACGGCTGGTTCGAGTCGCACATTATACCTTGAAGCGACAATAAACAGTACGGCCTCGACCCGCACTACGGCGACGATCAGCGGTTCGAATAATGACCCGAATTATCGGCAGAACGATACATCGTCGGTTGGTATTCCCACGAATCAATGTGGTATTCAAGCGCCAACAATCGTCGGTGCGGTTCCAGTTATCTGTACGGGCGACGTAACTACGCTACAAGCGTCAGGATGTGGTAGCGGCACCGTCCGATGGTCCGACGGACAAACGGGTGCCACAATTAGCGTAAAGCCAACGGTGACAACGACCTATTCCGCCAGTTGTGTCGTAAATAGCTGCGTGAGTGATGCCTCGAATCTAGTCACGGTAACGATTCGTGACCCTCAGCAACCAGTTCTGACCGCTAGCGCTGGTACGGTATGCGCCGGATCGTCGGTGACACTGACCGCATCGGGCTGCGCGGGTGGTACCATCGAATGGTCGGAAGGTCCGCAGACGGGTGCGTCGATTGTTGTTAAGCCCTACACGAGAACAACCTACACGGCGCAGTGCCGCGTGGGGAATTGCTTGAGTAACCCGGCTGTACAAACCATTGACATTGTCACGGAAGTAGGGTCACCCACCATTACGGCTAGCCAGGCTACCGTTTGCCCAGGTGAAACCGTAACCCTAACGGTAGCCGGTTGTGTTGGTACACCGATCTGGAGCAGTACAACCGCTACGACCAGTAGCATTGTAGTAACCCCATCCATTGGTAATAACAGCTATAGCGTTTATTGTAGAAACGGCGCTTGTATCAGCAAAACGTCGAACGTATACACGATTACAGTAGCTCCACTGACCGTTCCTACGGTTAGCGCCGATGTTGATTCAACCTGTGCCAAAGGCAAGGTGACGTTGACGGCAACGGGTTGCACGGGTACGGTTATATGGAGTACCAAGCAAACAGGAACAAGCATTATCGTTTATCCTGAAGCAAGCACCAGCTACTATGCGCTGTGTAAAGTAGGCAACAACTGCCTGAGCGAATCATCGAAGTCAGTTACTGTGACCGTAGCGTCGCCGTCGGCACCAATCGTTTCGGCGTCGAGCTTGTCGGTATGTAGCGGGAATACGGTGACGTTGAGAGCCATCGGCTGTGGGGGGACCGTAAAATGGTATGGTGCGGATAGAATCGGAGCCAGCGTTGACATTCGGCCGGCGGCCACGCAGGAGTATTATGCAACCTGCACCGTGGGTAATTGTGAGAGTGCAGCTTCCAATAAGGTTCGGATCACCGTCGCTACCTCCGGGGTAGCAGCTCCAACGGTCAGAGCATCGACATTAGCGACTTGTAGCGGTAGTGTGGTTTCGCTGACGGCGACGGGCTGTACAGGTGAGGTTGTCTGGTCGGATGGTCAGGTCGGCGGAGTTGTGTCGGTAACGGCGACGCCCACCAACAAATCGTTTTACGCGGTTTGCCGAACTGGCACGCAATGCGCCAGTGGTAGCTCGAATGTGATTAACCTTAACGTAACACCAACCCCGACGCCAACGATTACGGCTAGTCAGACTGCCATTTGTCCCGGTGGCGAAGTCAAACTATCGGTAAACAACTGTCAGGGTACTCCGCACTGGAACACGGGTGAGACGACAAGCAGCATTACCGTAACGCCGAAAGCAACGACGGCTTACACGGTTTACTGTCAGGAGGGAACTTGCCGTAGTCAGGAATCAACGAGTGCTATTGTTACGGTAGTACCGGTAGCTGTGCCGACGATTACAGCCTCGGCTACGGCTATTGAATCGACGGGTACTGTCACGCTGACCGCAACGGGCTGTACGGGGGAAGTGATCTGGTCCGCCAACGACATCAACGGTAACAATAAAGGTGCTGTTCTGGTGGTACGTCCCGATGGTACACAGACCTACTACGCCCAATGCAAGCTCAACGACTGTCTGAGTGACGCATCGATTAGCATCACCATTAGTCCCAACAAGGGTGATTGCGTAACCAAAGCTGGTACGCTGACTGCGGTTAGCCCAACGGTCTGCGTAGCAACCAGCTCCACCGTAACGGTTGCTGCTACTCCGGGCACGGGTCTGGTGAAACCAACAGGCTACTCGGTATTGTACGTGCTCACGAAAGGAACTGAACTGGTGATTACCCAAACGGCGGCCACACCAAGTTTCAACGTACCCGCGCAGGCTGCTGATTACACAATCCATACCTTGGTATACAATGCGACCGTGGGTGACAAGAATTACCTGGATCTAAGTGCTATTAAGTTGGCTGTCACTACCGGAGCGGATGTGAAGCGGTTGATTGCCGATCAAAAAATATGTGCCGACCTTGATCTGCTGGGGGCTAAAGTGAGCGTGAAGGCCGTATCACCACCCGTGCTAAGCGCTAGTCCATCTACTACCGTTTGTTACGGAGCACAAGTTACTCTGACCGCGACTGGTTGCGAAGGTGGAACGGTTACCTGGAGCGACGGCTTGACTGGACAGAGCATCAAGAAAACAGTCACTAGCGGTTTTTCGACTACAGCAACCTGCACGCAGAACGGGTGCGTTAGTGCACCGTCGGCTATCCTTAGCCTAACGATCACGACGCCCGCTATTCCCGTTATCGTAGCGAACACGCCCGCTGTTTGTACCAGCGAAACCGTTTCATTGACAGCAACGGGTTGTGCGGGAGGTACCTACATCTGGTCTGATCCGGCGAGCACCACCGGCACTGTGCTGACGGGTACTCCAACAGCTACCACCCAATACCGCGTCAAGTGCAAACTGGGTGAATGTGAAAGTGATTGGTCGGCTTACAATACCATTACGGTCGGAGCGCCTGCTGCACCAACGGCAACGATAGTCAATGCAGGCGTTAGCACAAGCATATGCGCCGGTAGTTCAGTGACGCTAAGGGCCGACGGTTGTCAGGCAACCAGTGAGGTAGTTTGGTCAACAGGACAGGTTGGTCGATTGATTACGATTGTGCCGACAGCAACGGCGAGTTACACGGCGCGTTGTCGTAATTCATCGATTTGCAGTAGCGCGTCATCGAACGCTGTAACCGTCAGTGTGTCGCCAGCGGTGCTACCGCCAACCGTACTTGATCGGACAAATACCTGTCCAGCTACTACGGTTAATTTGATAACGGCAGTAACCAGCAAGGTGACAACTACCGGAGGAATTTTCGAGTATTACACGGATGCTTCGTTAACGAGTGTTTCAAAGGTCGCTAGTGCATCGGCTGTAGGGACTGGAACGTATTACGTAGTGGAGAAAACGGTGGGCGGTTGCTACAGCCAGCCGGTGGCGATCCATGTTCAGGTTATTTCCTGTCAGGGGCAAACGCCCTGCGATCCGCAGAATCCAGCTACGGCTGACGCGGGTGTAGACGCTAGCATCTGCGCGGCTAAAACCTACCAACTGGCGGGTAAAATGGGTGGAGCTGGCAAGGTCGCTCAGTGGACGACGAGCGGTAGCGGAACATTTACGAATCCGTTTGCGCTAGATGCCGTTTATAACGCCAGCGCAAACGATGTTGCTGCCGGCAAGGTGACGCTAACGCTTTCGGTGAGCACTAACAACGCTAGCTGTCCCGTTGCTTCGGATCAACTGGTGCTTACCATCCAGGGTAGCAGTACCGTACCTGTTGTCTCTATTCTGGGATCAACGAAGCTTTGTGCTGGCGATTCCGTAACGCTTAAAGCACCTGACGGAGCAACTGGCTACAAGTGGAACACCAACGTAACTACTCAGAACATCGTCGTCCGGACGAGTGGTCGCTATAGTGTGCAGGTGCTGGACGCGGGCGGTTGCAGCTCGGTCAAGTCGGCGGACGTGGTCGTTGAGGTGGCCGCTCCGTTAGTGCCACCGCTGGTAAATAACCTTCGCAACGCATGCCCGGCGAAGGTTGTGGATCTGACCAAAGCGCTTTCGTCAACGAGCGTGGGAAGCAGCTACATTTACCGAACCTGTGCCTGTACTGCATCGAATCTTGTACTGCGCCCTGATTCCGTAGGGCAAGGGACGTACTGGGTGGTCGAAAGAAATGCAACAGGCTGTTTGAGTGCGCCGTCGAGAATCGAAGTAAAGGTTTTCAACTGTGCGGCTGACACCCTGGACACCGATGTTTCCATTGCGAAAACGGTAAACAAGCCTGCTGTGAAGCGCGGAGAAACCGTCACGTACACGATTACAGTCACAAACAATGGTAAGTACACCGCTCGTAACATTGATGTGCAGGATGCATTACCAAAAGGATTGGAACTTGTACTCGGCTCAACACCAAACTACACGCTGTCGAACGATATCATTACCCGGCGCATTGATAGTCTTCCGGCTGGTAAAAGCGAGTCTATTACCTTCTCCGCCCGTTTGCTGACGAAAGAAAAAGTAGTGAACACGGCCAAAATCACGTATCTGGATAACAAGGACCTTAATCTGGCGAACAACACGTCGAGCGTAACCGTACAGGATACGTCGACTACGAAAGCCAGTGTTATTGGTTTGGCTAAAGCGGTTGTCGGAACGCCGGTCAACATAGCTGATTCGCTGATCGCGGTACGATATGGGTTTGTTATCAAAAACTTCGGTGACGATACCCTCAAAAACGTTTTGGTGACAGATGATCTGGCTTACGCGTTCTCGCCAAATCAGATCCAATCGGTCGCCATCAGTTCGACAAACACGGATTTTAGTTTGAAACAAAATCCAGCGTTTACCGGACGAGGAGACAATACACATCTTTTCGATTCAACGAGTTATCTGGCACCCGGACGTACGCAGACGTTTTTCCTTGACGTGACCGTAAGACGCGTCGTTGGCGATACGACACGGACATTCCGTAACATTGCCAGTGCGTCGGCCTTAAGTAGTGGTGTGAAAGTTGAGGATCTGTCGGTTAACGGTGGTGATGTTGATCCTGATAACGACGGCAATCCAACCAATAACACGGGATTTACGGTGTTTACACTGGGGGCACCGCAATTGAACGGACCCGGAATAGGTGTAGCATTGGCTGTTACCAACGTGAGACTACAACCCGATAGTAGTTACAACGTCACTTACAAAGCGACCGTCAAAAACGTTGGTAGTACTCCGCTCTACGGGGTGAGCCTGGTTGATAGCTTATCGAAAACGTTTGCGTCGCCTGCTTCCTACTCGGTAGTGGGTACACCAATCGTTGGTGCCAATAGTACGCTGGTGGCAAATACGGCTTTCAATGGTAATACCGCGACCGACCTGTTGACCCGAACCAGCTATCTGAATATTGGCGTGCAGGATACGGTCTTGATTACTGTTAACGTGAAGCCGAACAGGGCTGTGCAGCCATTCTACTCGTCTGTTGTCGGTCGAGGGCGCACCGCCGATTCGAGCCGGACCGTAACGGACATTTCGAACGACGGTTTCGATCCAAATCCGCAGGGAGCGGTAGCAACGGCTGTTCGCTTTAATCTGCCATCGGCGTTAATCGGGGTCGCTAAGTGGGTTGGTACGCCTGCTTTGGTTCAGGCAGGTATCTACGATATTCCGTACATCATCAGGTTGAGCAACATGGGCCGGGAGCCGCTCTACAAAGTGCAGGTGGTCGATAATTTGTCGCAAACCTTTGGCCGTGGGGCGTTGATTATCGACAATATAATACCTGTTTCTACCGATGCGGGTCTGGTGGGAAATCCGTCTTATACGGGTCAGGGCGTATTGACAAATATGCTGATCGACTCCTTAAGCAGTCTGCCAGTAGGTGCTTCTCGTCAGCTTGGCTTTACGGTACGGGTAAATGTAAAGAATGCAGATACGCTTACGTTCTACAACAGAGCGTACGCCGTCGCTCAAACGGAACAGGGATTAGCCGTTGCCGACACGTCTACTTCGGGTCTTAACCCTGATCCTGCCAATACACTGGACCCTCGGAATAGCAATATCCCAACGCCAGTATCGCTTGATCGGCTTTCTACCGGTTCGTACATTGGGGTAGCGATGGCCGTAGCCGACACCAGCCGCCAGCCCAATGGCTCGTACAACGTAACCTACCAGATCGTTGTGCAGAACTTTGGTTATGATACACTGACGCAGGTAAGTCTCAGCGACTCACTGGTGAAAGTCTTCAACAGCCAGACAGGCGCCCGCTATTCAGTGGTGCGGACACCGTTCTCCAGTTCCACGGGCAGTCGCCTGAAGCTTAATGATCGGTTTGATGGTAACGCCCAAGCCTTGCTAGTGATCGGAGACGACACGAGTGTACTCTTGCCAAGACAGACGGATACGATTCGGATCGTGGTCAATGTCGCTAGTAATGGCACGACGACGACGTTCTTCAACTCGGTTTACGCGCAGGCACTAAGCCGAACGGGAATTGTCTCCGACGTGTCGACCAACGGGCTCATCCCCGATCTCAACGGCAACAACAACCCAACGGATGACAATGAACGGGAGGCTACTCCGCTGACATTGCCGGTAGACAATTCAGCCGTCTTTATCCCCGAAGGCTTCTCACCCAACGGGGATGGTATCAATGACTTGTTTATTATCCGAGGGTTGCAGGGACTAACCATCAGTCTGGAGGTGTATAACCGCTGGGGTAACCTGGTTTATCAGAATCAAGATTATCTCAATGATTGGGACGGTAAGGCCAACACGGGTCTGATGCTGGGCTCGGACGCTGATGGACTACCTGATGGTACTTATTACTATATGATCCGGACCAGCGATGGTCGCCAGTTTGTGCGCTACCTGACAATTAACCGCTAG
- a CDS encoding NAD(P)/FAD-dependent oxidoreductase, with protein MTADFLLIGQGVAGSALAWTLDQRGCSVLLADDPTLPAASAVAAGIVNPLTGRKLVRTWKADELFPFLHQFYAGIEEQLGVHFFHPKTIYRPFRSLAEQKEYLAIVADPQIQPYASKATNDSLYTDYINNPFGGLEVTQSGWVDLIELSRIIKGYFIRKNQYYEGHVSVSDLKITDEGVEWKDIKIKKVIFCDGVQGRENPLFDWLPYNPVKGQILTVMVDRYPITSIVNQGVFILPIRNGLLRIGATYSWHDLDWQTTDDGRSFLESKVQAVLKTPYEIVNQQAGIRPSSKDRRPFVGMHPAHPAIGIFGGMGTKGVSLAPYLAEQFARYLLDGEELEPEANISRYVSLL; from the coding sequence ATGACTGCCGATTTTTTACTGATAGGGCAGGGGGTGGCTGGCTCTGCGCTGGCCTGGACGCTCGATCAGCGTGGTTGTTCTGTGTTATTGGCCGATGACCCGACATTGCCTGCTGCTTCGGCCGTGGCTGCCGGAATTGTTAATCCACTGACGGGGCGAAAGCTGGTCCGTACCTGGAAAGCCGACGAACTGTTTCCTTTTCTGCACCAGTTCTACGCCGGAATCGAAGAACAGCTCGGTGTTCATTTCTTCCACCCCAAGACGATCTACCGACCTTTTCGCTCCCTGGCCGAACAAAAAGAGTATCTCGCCATCGTTGCTGACCCTCAGATACAACCGTATGCTTCGAAAGCAACGAACGATTCGCTGTACACCGACTACATCAATAACCCGTTTGGTGGTTTAGAGGTAACACAAAGTGGCTGGGTCGATTTAATCGAATTATCCAGAATCATTAAAGGGTACTTTATTCGGAAGAACCAGTATTACGAAGGTCATGTATCCGTCAGCGATTTAAAAATTACTGACGAAGGCGTTGAGTGGAAAGACATAAAAATAAAGAAAGTCATATTTTGCGATGGGGTTCAGGGCCGCGAAAACCCGTTGTTTGACTGGCTTCCGTATAATCCCGTGAAAGGCCAGATTCTAACGGTGATGGTTGACCGCTATCCGATTACAAGCATTGTTAACCAGGGTGTTTTCATCTTGCCGATTCGCAATGGATTGCTGCGGATCGGGGCCACGTATTCTTGGCACGATCTGGATTGGCAAACAACCGACGACGGCCGGTCGTTTCTAGAATCGAAAGTTCAGGCTGTACTGAAAACCCCGTATGAAATTGTGAACCAGCAAGCCGGTATTCGCCCGTCCAGCAAGGACCGTCGGCCCTTTGTGGGTATGCATCCGGCGCACCCAGCCATCGGGATTTTTGGGGGTATGGGTACCAAAGGTGTGTCGTTAGCACCCTATCTGGCCGAGCAATTTGCTCGATATCTACTAGACGGCGAAGAATTAGAGCCGGAAGCGAATATTAGCCGTTATGTTTCGTTATTATAG
- the cmk gene encoding (d)CMP kinase, whose translation MPKIVIAIDGYSSCGKSTTAKAVAARMGYGYIDTGAMYRAVTLFFLQERVSFSNQKEVESALERIHITFNFNARVGKNETCLNGLNVEEEIRKMYISNLVSEVSAIPEVRWAMVAQQQKMGRRRGVVMDGRDIGTKVFPDAEVKVFMTAETYIRARRRQQELLAKGEMVNLDDIVKNIEKRDLIDTTRAESPLVQAPEAILLDTSHMTIEEQVDWVIELADRRLAEIHRTKTKKIAG comes from the coding sequence ATGCCGAAGATAGTAATCGCCATAGACGGATATTCGAGTTGCGGGAAAAGCACAACCGCTAAAGCTGTAGCGGCCCGGATGGGCTACGGCTACATTGATACGGGGGCTATGTACCGGGCCGTTACCTTATTTTTCCTCCAGGAGCGTGTGTCGTTTTCAAATCAGAAAGAGGTTGAATCGGCTCTCGAACGCATTCACATTACCTTCAATTTCAACGCTCGTGTCGGCAAAAACGAAACCTGCCTGAACGGGCTGAATGTGGAGGAAGAAATCCGGAAGATGTATATCTCCAACCTGGTTAGCGAAGTAAGTGCTATTCCCGAAGTGCGTTGGGCAATGGTCGCGCAACAGCAGAAAATGGGTCGTCGCCGGGGCGTTGTTATGGATGGCCGGGACATTGGGACCAAGGTGTTTCCCGATGCCGAGGTAAAAGTATTCATGACTGCTGAAACGTACATCCGGGCCAGACGGCGGCAGCAGGAACTCCTGGCCAAGGGAGAGATGGTTAACCTGGATGATATTGTCAAAAACATCGAAAAGCGCGACCTAATCGACACCACACGCGCTGAAAGCCCACTCGTACAAGCTCCTGAGGCTATCCTGCTCGATACGTCCCACATGACGATTGAGGAACAGGTCGATTGGGTGATTGAACTGGCGGACCGGCGACTGGCTGAAATACACCGCACAAAAACAAAGAAAATAGCCGGGTAA